The Juglans microcarpa x Juglans regia isolate MS1-56 chromosome 2S, Jm3101_v1.0, whole genome shotgun sequence genome has a window encoding:
- the LOC121252621 gene encoding lamin-like protein, giving the protein MEGLARKGGAFRVIMVVLMIMGWQTCALASLIRVGGVQGWNQNVNYTVWSRHQHIYVGDWLYFIFDKHYYNVLEVNKTSYENCNDQGFITNITRGGRDVFQVTEARPYYFLSSGGYCYHGMRVAVNVEDQAPVPSPAPASAQNENASPQMILISISTTLSIAFILVGLLLKP; this is encoded by the exons ATGGAGGGGTTGGCAAGGAAAGGAGGAGCTTTCAGGGTGATAATGGTGGTGTTGATGATAATGGGGTGGCAAACGTGCGCTCTGGCGAGTCTAATTCGGGTGGGAGGAGTACAAGGGTGGAATCAGAACGTAAACTACACTGTCTGGTCCCGTCATCAGCATATATACGTTGGCGATTGGCTCT ATTTTATCTTTGACAAGCACTACTATAATGTTCTGGAGGTGAACAAAACAAGTTATGAGAACTGTAATGACCAAGGCTTCATAACCAACATTACGAGAGGCGGTCGAGACGTGTTTCAAGTGACAGAAGCAAGGCCGTATTACTTCCTATCCAGCGGAGGCTATTGCTATCATGGAATGAGGGTTGCTGTTAACGTGGAAGATCAAGCCCCAGTACCGAGTCCAGCACCTGCTTCTGCTCAAAACGAAAATGCTTCCCCACAAATGATCCTGATCTCCATCAGTACTACTCTTTCCATCGCTTTTATATTGGTCGGCCTCTTGCTCAAACCATGA